From a region of the Williamsia phyllosphaerae genome:
- a CDS encoding condensation domain-containing protein, protein MIAGTLQEWDPAAGELVEWRLRDGETVTAGAPTHPLGPSFLQRDHLVAATAKRATGAPHRAVVMMVTDIDEPLDRDAMRAAITDFVRAHDEVRSFFEVTTDAIVRRVAAADGIEFDTVATGPSGDHTALIDRLHTRIDSEAVHDRLPGIAFGAIDAGDSFGFYVASDHSHTDGTASIGALGELFERYRAHRSGAAANILPAGSHLDYIADEYARAARVSPDDPRVETWRSILADHGRTVPRSKLDLGLTGPDTLDAIAIDRPLASAETTAACERRARAHGGSLLGLLFAALARAEYEITGDPAYFTSTVLSTRDPEFPGTQGWLCNFAPVAFRADSGEDFDDLVLIASEAVRRTRDLKAVPVHAVLGLLAAQGDFVPDDGSPQMVSYLDFRRLADETSPEIADGRVIPGVGRTRNANLWINRNSDGLRLLSHLPDTVAARASVTELHDRVGAVLAEHASRADLVPTTVGDR, encoded by the coding sequence GTGATCGCGGGCACGCTGCAGGAGTGGGATCCCGCGGCAGGCGAACTCGTCGAATGGCGACTGCGGGACGGCGAGACCGTCACCGCGGGCGCTCCGACGCACCCGTTGGGCCCGTCGTTCCTCCAGCGTGACCACCTCGTCGCGGCGACGGCCAAGCGCGCCACCGGCGCGCCCCATCGCGCCGTCGTGATGATGGTGACCGACATCGACGAACCACTCGACCGCGACGCCATGCGTGCGGCGATCACCGATTTCGTCCGCGCCCACGACGAGGTCCGCAGTTTCTTCGAGGTGACGACCGACGCCATCGTCCGACGCGTGGCCGCGGCCGACGGCATCGAGTTCGACACCGTCGCCACGGGACCGTCCGGCGACCACACCGCGCTGATCGACCGTCTGCACACCCGCATCGACTCCGAGGCGGTCCACGACCGGTTGCCCGGGATCGCATTCGGTGCGATCGACGCCGGCGACTCGTTCGGTTTCTACGTCGCGTCCGACCATTCGCACACCGACGGCACCGCATCCATCGGTGCTCTCGGCGAGCTCTTCGAGCGGTACCGCGCACACCGGTCCGGCGCCGCGGCGAACATTCTTCCCGCGGGCAGCCATCTCGACTACATCGCCGACGAGTACGCCCGCGCCGCACGGGTGTCGCCCGACGACCCGCGCGTCGAGACGTGGCGATCGATTCTCGCCGACCACGGTCGGACCGTGCCGCGATCCAAGCTCGACCTGGGCCTGACGGGGCCGGACACCCTCGACGCGATCGCGATCGACCGGCCGCTCGCGTCCGCCGAGACGACGGCCGCGTGCGAGCGGCGTGCGCGGGCACACGGCGGATCGCTGCTCGGCCTCCTGTTCGCCGCGCTGGCGCGCGCCGAGTACGAGATCACCGGCGATCCGGCCTATTTCACCTCGACAGTGCTCTCGACCCGCGATCCGGAGTTCCCCGGCACGCAGGGATGGCTGTGCAATTTCGCACCCGTGGCCTTCCGAGCCGACTCCGGTGAGGACTTCGACGATCTCGTGCTGATCGCGTCCGAGGCGGTCCGCCGCACCCGTGACCTCAAAGCGGTTCCGGTGCACGCGGTTCTCGGGTTGCTCGCGGCGCAGGGTGATTTCGTCCCGGACGACGGCAGCCCACAGATGGTGTCGTATCTCGATTTCCGACGTCTCGCCGACGAGACCTCGCCGGAGATCGCCGACGGTCGGGTCATCCCGGGCGTGGGCCGCACCCGCAACGCCAATCTGTGGATCAACCGGAACAGCGACGGTCTGCGTCTGCTGTCCCACCTGCCCGACACCGTCGCCGCCCGAGCCTCGGTGACCGAACTCCACGATCGCGTCGGTGCCGTACTCGCCGAGCACGCCTCGCGCGCCGACCTCGTGCCGACCACGGTGGGTGACCGATGA
- a CDS encoding ATP-binding cassette domain-containing protein: MTAGDRPAIETHALTKTFGSMTAVDGVDLVVPQGSVYAVLGPNGAGKTTTVRMLATLLRPDGGSAHVFGRDVVADATEVRSMIGVTGQYASVDEDLTATENLMVFSRLLGRSRRHSRARAHDLLEQFGLQEAASKTLKNFSGGMRRRLDLAASLISRPPLLFLDEPTTGLDPRTRAQMWDTVRQLVAEGSTILLTTQYLEEADQLADRIAVIDRGKVVAEGTADGLKSSVGSSALVLTPVEPTAVALASSVAQRHVPMGAVTAGDHAVTVALTDLAVVGRILVALGSVGVELAEVDVVKPSLDDVFFSITGVGEDAA, encoded by the coding sequence ATGACAGCGGGCGATCGGCCGGCAATCGAGACCCACGCACTGACCAAGACCTTCGGGTCCATGACGGCGGTCGACGGGGTCGATCTCGTTGTGCCGCAGGGAAGTGTGTATGCGGTGCTCGGTCCGAACGGGGCGGGCAAGACGACCACGGTGCGCATGCTCGCGACGCTGTTGCGTCCCGACGGCGGCAGCGCGCACGTCTTCGGCCGCGACGTCGTCGCCGACGCCACCGAGGTGCGGTCGATGATCGGTGTCACCGGGCAGTACGCCTCGGTCGACGAAGACCTGACCGCGACCGAGAACCTGATGGTGTTCAGCCGGCTGTTGGGCCGCTCCCGTCGACACTCACGTGCTCGCGCCCATGACCTGCTCGAACAGTTCGGCCTGCAGGAGGCCGCGTCGAAGACGTTGAAGAACTTCTCCGGCGGTATGCGACGTCGCCTGGACCTCGCCGCCAGTCTGATCTCGCGTCCGCCGCTGCTGTTCCTCGACGAGCCGACCACGGGTCTGGACCCGCGGACCCGCGCCCAGATGTGGGACACGGTGCGGCAGCTCGTCGCCGAGGGGTCGACGATCCTGCTCACCACCCAGTACCTCGAGGAGGCCGATCAACTCGCGGACCGCATCGCGGTCATCGATCGCGGGAAGGTGGTGGCCGAGGGGACAGCCGACGGGCTCAAGTCGTCGGTGGGCAGTTCGGCTCTGGTTCTCACGCCGGTCGAACCGACGGCCGTCGCACTGGCGTCCTCCGTCGCGCAACGGCATGTGCCGATGGGGGCGGTGACCGCGGGTGATCACGCCGTGACCGTGGCCCTGACCGATCTGGCGGTGGTGGGGCGGATCCTGGTGGCGCTCGGTTCGGTCGGAGTCGAGTTGGCGGAGGTGGACGTGGTCAAGCCGAGTCTGGACGACGTGTTCTTCTCGATCACCGGGGTCGGGGAGGACGCAGCATGA
- a CDS encoding condensation domain-containing protein, giving the protein MKLTTFANLDVPAGRLHRWTTTASGVAAAHATGPSENERFHLDAVADGASGWLAVTFDIDSSTVDLVAVQRAFETVLDHHEVLRAHFVTDDDGAVRRVLHAPGGLTVSAAQTVEHVDAAAAKELISSTIVEGCTASAPASHVLAALEHADTTTIVCAFDHCYVDAHSLAVIAEDFVDAYHGKDLRPAGSFLDHQAAEVDGEMSDSDARIVGWNDFLTATDWHVPEFPIDLGVAEGEFAPARIYVDTVLSAADAATFSASAAERGIRFYPALLACLAMATRDLGGPEKLPLILPVHTRRTDTWSRSVGWFVANAPLVLDASNDLVSAMRSATDALSAALPLAEVDLTTVYGTFGHRLRKARHDVFMVSYLDYRRFDGLPTMNVHHVSSDGRADTVQLWFWRDENGVHLRTRFPHTEIAATVVHTLVDDLVRIASEQLRHGHASLLTSPA; this is encoded by the coding sequence ATGAAACTGACCACCTTCGCCAACCTCGACGTCCCGGCCGGACGCCTGCACCGGTGGACCACCACCGCCTCGGGTGTCGCCGCCGCGCACGCCACCGGCCCGTCGGAGAACGAGCGGTTCCACCTCGACGCGGTGGCCGACGGCGCCTCGGGGTGGCTTGCGGTGACCTTCGACATCGATTCCTCGACGGTGGATCTCGTGGCCGTGCAACGCGCTTTCGAGACCGTTCTCGATCACCATGAGGTGCTGCGCGCCCACTTCGTCACCGATGACGACGGCGCGGTGCGTCGGGTACTGCATGCGCCCGGCGGTCTGACGGTGTCGGCGGCGCAGACCGTCGAACACGTCGACGCCGCGGCGGCCAAGGAACTCATCTCCTCGACGATCGTCGAGGGGTGCACCGCGTCGGCGCCGGCCTCACACGTCCTCGCCGCCCTCGAGCACGCCGACACCACGACCATCGTCTGCGCGTTCGACCACTGCTACGTCGACGCGCACTCCCTCGCGGTGATCGCCGAGGACTTCGTCGACGCGTACCACGGCAAGGACCTGCGTCCGGCCGGGAGCTTCCTCGACCACCAGGCCGCCGAGGTGGACGGGGAGATGTCGGACAGCGATGCCCGGATCGTCGGCTGGAACGATTTCCTGACCGCCACCGACTGGCACGTCCCGGAGTTCCCCATCGATCTCGGGGTGGCCGAGGGCGAATTCGCACCCGCGCGCATCTACGTCGACACCGTCCTCTCCGCCGCGGACGCGGCGACCTTCTCCGCGTCCGCCGCCGAACGTGGTATCCGCTTCTACCCCGCCCTCCTGGCCTGCCTGGCGATGGCCACCCGCGATCTCGGTGGCCCGGAGAAACTGCCGCTGATCCTGCCGGTACACACCCGGCGCACCGACACCTGGTCGCGGTCGGTCGGCTGGTTCGTCGCGAATGCGCCACTGGTCCTCGACGCGTCGAACGACCTCGTGTCGGCCATGCGGTCGGCCACCGATGCCCTGTCGGCGGCCCTACCGCTCGCCGAGGTGGACCTGACGACCGTCTACGGCACGTTCGGGCACCGACTGCGCAAGGCCCGACACGACGTGTTCATGGTGTCCTACCTCGACTATCGGCGGTTCGACGGACTGCCGACGATGAACGTCCACCACGTCTCCAGCGACGGCCGTGCCGACACGGTGCAGCTCTGGTTCTGGCGCGACGAGAACGGCGTGCACCTGCGGACCCGCTTCCCGCACACCGAGATTGCCGCGACGGTGGTCCACACCCTGGTCGACGATCTCGTCCGGATCGCCTCCGAACAACTGCGCCACGGCCACGCGTCGCTGCTCACCTCACCCGCCTAG
- a CDS encoding glycosyltransferase, translating to MELVLSFNGSRGDVQPGVALAVALGARGHTVRMAVPPNLVEFARAAGVRAEPCGTDTRALLGSELVTRDLKSRNPVARMRAVAEVTHLGARAAQAELVDICAGADAVIGGSVGQERSLTVAEALGVPYLPVHYCPMRSNGIASPLAQWGIDPPAPVSRASWRLLEQILWQTSRTGENRLRSDVGLRSARRPTARRIADQGVPEIQAYDPSLFPGLSDEWGAGRPLVGFLNLAADTRAQLGADAPSAALLDWLDAGEPPVYVGFGSMTVEDPARLADTIVRGTQGHRVLVATGWSDFMSDASDDRIHVVGAVDHDTVLPRCSVAVHHGGAGSTAAGLRAGVPAVICWLGADQPMWGRRVARAGAGVSGALAALTATSLRDSIDAALLPASRAAARSLSRRFIAPVRAVDAAVEIIESAAPSRG from the coding sequence ATGGAACTGGTCCTGTCGTTCAACGGCAGCCGTGGCGACGTCCAGCCCGGCGTCGCGCTCGCCGTCGCGCTGGGTGCGCGCGGTCACACGGTCCGAATGGCCGTGCCACCCAATCTGGTTGAATTCGCACGCGCCGCAGGTGTCCGCGCCGAGCCGTGCGGAACCGACACCAGGGCCCTGCTGGGCTCCGAGCTCGTCACCCGAGACCTCAAGTCGCGCAACCCCGTGGCGCGGATGCGAGCCGTGGCCGAGGTGACCCACCTCGGCGCCCGGGCGGCCCAGGCCGAGCTCGTCGACATCTGCGCGGGCGCCGACGCGGTCATCGGGGGCAGCGTCGGCCAGGAGCGTTCGCTCACCGTGGCCGAGGCGCTCGGTGTGCCCTACCTGCCGGTGCACTACTGCCCGATGCGCAGCAACGGGATCGCGTCACCGCTCGCGCAGTGGGGCATCGACCCGCCCGCGCCGGTGTCACGCGCATCGTGGCGGCTCCTCGAGCAGATCCTGTGGCAGACCAGCCGCACCGGGGAGAACCGCCTGCGGTCCGATGTCGGGCTGCGGTCCGCCCGCAGGCCCACCGCGCGGCGGATCGCCGACCAGGGGGTACCCGAGATCCAGGCCTACGACCCGAGCCTGTTCCCCGGGTTGTCCGACGAGTGGGGCGCGGGTCGTCCGCTGGTCGGCTTCCTCAACCTCGCCGCCGACACGCGTGCCCAGCTCGGGGCCGACGCACCCTCGGCCGCCCTGCTGGACTGGCTCGATGCCGGCGAACCGCCCGTCTACGTGGGATTCGGCAGCATGACCGTCGAGGACCCCGCACGTCTCGCCGACACCATCGTGCGGGGGACGCAGGGACATCGCGTGCTGGTGGCGACCGGGTGGAGCGACTTCATGTCCGACGCCTCCGACGACCGGATCCATGTGGTCGGCGCCGTCGATCACGACACCGTCCTGCCCCGCTGCTCGGTTGCGGTCCACCACGGCGGTGCCGGGTCCACCGCGGCCGGGTTGCGCGCCGGGGTGCCCGCCGTCATCTGCTGGCTGGGCGCCGATCAGCCGATGTGGGGCCGCCGGGTGGCGAGGGCGGGCGCCGGCGTCAGCGGCGCACTCGCCGCGCTGACCGCGACGTCGTTGCGCGACTCGATCGACGCTGCTCTCCTGCCGGCGTCGCGCGCCGCGGCGCGATCGTTGAGCCGCCGGTTCATCGCCCCGGTCCGGGCCGTCGATGCGGCCGTGGAGATCATCGAGTCCGCCGCACCGAGTCGGGGGTGA
- a CDS encoding glycosyltransferase family 2 protein: MVIPTYDEEDVIADCLDRLLPQLEHIHEILVVDNNSQDKTVDIVATYVDRYPAVRMISEERQGLVFARNAGLDAATGTAIARIDSDTMVGPRWAADIVEFLDADTDGHWAALCGRGEAYGLPYGDAMSRLKERIAFLPFAARRHDRQVEVKPVFVLYGSNMVLRRDTWLAIRESVSMRRDIFEDVDTGLCVGEIGGRNAFLPHLGVGVSPRRMESSVGSFIRYMSFLPRTFLLHKRYGLAVGSMTLYVPWVTLVHAARLILIRSYDAQTRTFAPRHLLRRTTDRIMP; the protein is encoded by the coding sequence GTGGTGATTCCCACGTACGACGAGGAGGACGTGATCGCCGACTGCCTCGACCGACTGCTGCCCCAGCTCGAGCACATCCACGAGATCCTCGTGGTGGACAACAACTCTCAGGACAAAACCGTCGACATAGTCGCGACCTACGTCGACCGGTACCCGGCGGTCCGGATGATCTCCGAGGAACGTCAGGGGCTGGTGTTCGCGCGTAACGCCGGTCTCGACGCCGCCACCGGAACGGCGATCGCCCGCATCGATTCCGACACCATGGTCGGACCGCGCTGGGCCGCCGACATCGTCGAGTTCCTCGACGCCGACACCGACGGTCACTGGGCCGCCCTGTGCGGCCGCGGCGAGGCCTACGGGCTCCCCTACGGCGATGCGATGTCGCGGCTCAAGGAGCGGATCGCGTTCCTGCCGTTCGCCGCACGCCGGCACGACAGGCAGGTCGAGGTGAAGCCGGTCTTCGTGCTCTACGGATCGAACATGGTGCTGCGACGCGACACGTGGCTCGCGATCCGCGAATCGGTGAGCATGCGCCGAGACATCTTCGAGGACGTCGACACCGGGTTGTGCGTCGGTGAGATCGGCGGTCGCAACGCCTTCCTGCCGCACCTCGGGGTCGGGGTCTCACCGCGCCGGATGGAGAGCAGCGTCGGCTCGTTCATCCGCTACATGAGCTTCCTGCCCCGAACGTTCCTGCTGCACAAGCGCTACGGCCTGGCAGTGGGTTCGATGACGCTGTACGTGCCGTGGGTGACGCTGGTGCACGCCGCCCGATTGATCCTCATCCGCAGCTACGACGCGCAGACGCGGACGTTCGCGCCACGTCACCTGCTGCGACGGACCACCGACCGGATCATGCCCTGA
- a CDS encoding alpha/beta hydrolase: MNSARPLRSQRFVTFLIALLTSLCVVTSLSATAAAAPSVSTIERVESEGPTQFGVYVYSASMAKTIKVQVLVPSTQRGPRPVLTMLSGLGEEDPTNSMWLRKSDAAKFFRDKNVTVALPLAGNGSFYTDWQRDDPKLGRYRWETFLTRELPPLLDKRFSGNGIHGVAGLSMGAGSALTLAARKPGFFKAVGSYSGCYSTADIVSQGIPRAIVAAFGGDATNMWGAPNNPAWAAHDVLLRAGGLRGSTVYVSVGSGLPGPYDAPNYPGNTNPTDRLIVGGAIEAGANFCTHRLADTLAAKRIPATFDFEARGSHSWPYWNDQMHRSWPTLSRGLGVTG; the protein is encoded by the coding sequence ATGAACTCCGCGCGGCCGTTGCGTTCACAGAGATTTGTGACGTTTCTCATCGCGCTCTTGACATCATTGTGTGTCGTCACATCCCTGTCGGCAACCGCGGCAGCCGCACCCTCGGTCTCGACGATCGAACGCGTTGAATCGGAGGGACCGACACAGTTCGGCGTATACGTCTACTCCGCGTCGATGGCGAAGACGATCAAGGTCCAGGTCCTCGTCCCGAGCACGCAGCGCGGCCCCCGGCCGGTGCTGACGATGCTCAGCGGTCTCGGCGAGGAGGACCCCACCAACAGCATGTGGCTGCGCAAATCCGACGCGGCGAAATTCTTCCGCGACAAGAACGTCACGGTGGCACTCCCGCTCGCGGGCAACGGCAGCTTCTACACCGACTGGCAGCGCGATGACCCGAAGCTCGGGCGCTACCGCTGGGAGACCTTCCTGACCCGCGAGCTGCCGCCGCTGCTCGACAAGCGGTTCTCCGGCAATGGGATTCACGGTGTCGCCGGCCTGTCCATGGGTGCGGGTTCCGCTCTCACGCTCGCCGCCCGCAAGCCCGGGTTCTTCAAGGCGGTCGGTTCGTACAGCGGCTGCTACTCGACGGCCGACATCGTCTCGCAGGGCATCCCGCGCGCCATCGTCGCGGCGTTCGGAGGCGACGCGACCAACATGTGGGGCGCGCCGAACAACCCGGCCTGGGCCGCACACGACGTGCTGCTGCGTGCCGGCGGGCTCCGCGGCTCCACGGTCTACGTCTCGGTCGGCAGCGGCCTGCCCGGCCCCTACGACGCGCCCAACTACCCCGGCAACACCAATCCCACCGACCGGTTGATCGTGGGCGGCGCCATCGAGGCGGGCGCGAACTTCTGCACCCACCGACTCGCCGACACGCTCGCGGCGAAGCGGATTCCGGCGACCTTCGACTTCGAGGCGCGGGGCTCGCATTCCTGGCCCTACTGGAACGATCAAATGCACCGCAGCTGGCCGACGCTTTCGCGCGGTTTGGGCGTAACCGGATAA
- a CDS encoding condensation domain-containing protein — MEYTELADYPLPAGTVTEWTPAADDNDWADDDRRLSYVHLEHARRAHEVGDEWYSQWIGTAFTIDHPLCADAMAATLQRWFARHEAFRSTVTRRPDVDANHVEDEFGRRIIAADKVSITIARDDEPSTSSAVYERINELFNTRISPLAWPHCLVTTVEPEDTPGSFLLVFGADHTVMDAYTQVFAIKELTRLYESALLGHDDSLATFGSYLDFSHAERASGARLDADTVEVTRWKNFLQAHSDSTSVTQPDPMPAFPRALPAGESQVGPLSRVETTHSRFQGSLSTWLLDAEQTERFHRASKAAGANMAAGIYTALSITTHRLSGTGDLRFISPVHTRTELQWGEAAGWFVGLIPVHLRPGAARTFSEAIGPVAECAREYKDLGTVPFHPIADLIGHRTPPQFVVSYIDLRGAEGADQWDTHDARVLRSACASSDEVYFWINRIPTGTNLSARFPSHHPGANDVHRFLRTFNDVLLEIVEAGDTAFDVESAMSAPGGQPGGLTP, encoded by the coding sequence ATGGAGTACACCGAGCTCGCCGACTATCCACTCCCGGCCGGAACGGTCACCGAGTGGACGCCGGCCGCCGATGACAACGACTGGGCCGACGACGACCGCCGCCTCTCCTACGTCCATCTCGAGCACGCCCGCCGCGCCCACGAGGTCGGCGACGAGTGGTACAGCCAGTGGATCGGTACCGCGTTCACCATCGACCACCCGCTCTGCGCCGACGCCATGGCCGCGACCCTGCAGCGGTGGTTCGCCCGTCACGAGGCCTTCCGCTCGACGGTGACCCGTCGCCCCGACGTCGACGCCAACCACGTCGAGGACGAGTTCGGGCGTCGCATCATCGCCGCGGACAAGGTGAGCATCACGATCGCGCGGGACGACGAGCCCTCGACCAGCAGTGCCGTCTACGAGCGCATCAACGAGCTGTTCAACACCCGCATCAGCCCGCTGGCCTGGCCGCACTGCCTGGTCACCACGGTCGAACCCGAGGACACCCCGGGGTCGTTCCTGTTGGTGTTCGGTGCCGACCACACCGTCATGGACGCCTACACCCAGGTGTTCGCGATCAAAGAACTCACGCGGCTCTACGAGTCGGCACTGTTGGGCCACGACGACTCGCTCGCCACCTTCGGCAGCTACCTCGACTTCAGTCACGCCGAACGGGCCAGCGGCGCGCGTCTGGACGCCGACACCGTCGAGGTCACACGGTGGAAGAACTTCCTGCAGGCGCACTCCGACTCCACGTCGGTGACCCAGCCGGACCCGATGCCCGCGTTCCCGCGCGCGCTGCCCGCAGGCGAGTCGCAGGTCGGACCGCTCTCACGGGTCGAGACCACCCACTCGCGCTTCCAGGGCAGTCTGTCGACCTGGCTGCTCGACGCCGAGCAGACCGAGCGCTTCCACCGTGCCTCCAAGGCCGCGGGCGCGAACATGGCCGCGGGCATCTACACCGCGCTGTCGATCACCACGCACCGACTCTCGGGCACCGGGGACCTGCGTTTCATCAGCCCGGTCCACACCCGCACCGAGCTGCAGTGGGGCGAGGCCGCCGGATGGTTCGTCGGTCTGATCCCCGTCCACCTGCGTCCGGGTGCCGCACGCACCTTCTCCGAGGCCATCGGCCCGGTTGCCGAGTGTGCGCGTGAGTACAAGGACCTGGGCACGGTCCCGTTCCACCCGATCGCCGACCTGATCGGGCACCGCACCCCGCCGCAGTTCGTCGTCTCCTACATCGACCTCCGCGGTGCCGAGGGCGCCGACCAGTGGGACACCCACGACGCACGCGTCCTGCGCAGCGCCTGCGCGTCGTCGGACGAGGTCTACTTCTGGATCAACCGGATCCCGACCGGCACCAACCTCTCGGCCCGGTTCCCCAGCCACCACCCCGGCGCCAACGACGTGCACCGGTTCCTGCGCACCTTCAACGATGTGCTGCTCGAGATCGTCGAAGCCGGTGACACCGCGTTCGACGTCGAGTCCGCGATGTCGGCCCCGGGAGGGCAACCGGGCGGCCTCACTCCGTGA
- a CDS encoding ABC transporter permease, with translation MTAVSTVSHLDTRTPAARQVTVLEAVAQSATMAGRGLLKIKHNPQHLFDVIVLPIVFTVMFSSIFGGAIAGDVTGYLPILIPGVLVQVALAASVTTGVQLREDMNKGVFDRFRSLPIARIAPLAGSLLADVLRYIVGTTITVIVGLFMGYRPGSAVGVVLACVLVVVVAFALSWIFALMGVVMEKASTVQGVSMLVLMPLTFMSNALVPVATMPGWMQAFAGVNPVSHLVSAVREMADGRYGVQIVWSLLGAAVVLIVVAPLTLRVYMRRA, from the coding sequence ATGACCGCCGTCTCGACGGTGTCGCACCTCGACACCCGCACGCCCGCCGCGCGCCAGGTCACCGTGCTCGAGGCGGTCGCCCAATCGGCCACCATGGCCGGTCGGGGACTGCTCAAGATCAAGCACAACCCGCAGCACCTGTTCGATGTCATCGTCCTGCCGATCGTCTTCACCGTGATGTTCTCGAGCATCTTCGGCGGCGCGATCGCGGGCGACGTGACCGGCTACCTCCCCATACTCATCCCCGGTGTCCTGGTGCAGGTCGCCCTGGCGGCCTCGGTCACGACCGGCGTCCAGTTGCGCGAGGACATGAACAAGGGTGTCTTCGACCGCTTCCGCTCGCTGCCCATCGCCCGCATCGCGCCGTTGGCCGGTTCGCTGCTCGCCGACGTGCTCCGCTACATCGTCGGCACCACGATCACCGTCATCGTCGGTCTCTTCATGGGGTACCGACCCGGCAGTGCGGTCGGCGTCGTACTGGCCTGCGTGTTGGTGGTCGTGGTGGCGTTCGCCCTGAGCTGGATCTTCGCGCTGATGGGTGTCGTCATGGAGAAGGCGTCCACGGTGCAGGGGGTGTCCATGCTCGTGCTGATGCCACTGACGTTCATGTCCAACGCACTGGTCCCGGTGGCGACGATGCCGGGCTGGATGCAGGCGTTCGCCGGGGTGAACCCGGTCTCACATCTCGTCTCGGCGGTGCGGGAGATGGCCGACGGCCGGTACGGCGTGCAGATCGTGTGGTCGTTGCTCGGCGCGGCCGTCGTGCTGATCGTGGTGGCGCCGTTGACTCTTCGGGTCTACATGCGCCGCGCCTGA